One genomic segment of Ricinus communis isolate WT05 ecotype wild-type chromosome 5, ASM1957865v1, whole genome shotgun sequence includes these proteins:
- the LOC8288862 gene encoding ubiquitin carboxyl-terminal hydrolase 9 — translation MTMADSECLMENGESSCLPCTPHEEQQIVKELMNEAELDLKEGNLYYVVSARWFAGWQRYVGQGNNSHLVDGQPSDSQHLHVVPLTVADRPGPIDNSDLVQNGSNIEADDLELSRTLLEGRDYVLVPQKVWDKLVQWYKGGPTLPRKMISQGVSNKKQFNVEVYPLCLKLVDSRDDSEFTIRLSKKASLHQLFERVCALKGTKQEKIIIWDYYNKRRHSQLIAANRTLEESNLQMDQEILLEVQGDGPYLSQSGKDSTGNELALVALEPARTSLSIAGGPTLSNGHSSTYGLNLRPGGALSTGFTDNDDASGAYTAVRRSERGGLAGLQNMGNTCFMNSALQCLVHTPPLVDYFLKDYSDEINAENPLGMHGELALAFGDLLRKLWSSGRTTFAPRVFKGKLALFAPQFSGYNQHDSQELLAFLLDGLHEDLNRVKQKPYIEMKDWGGRPDEEVADECWRNHKARNDSVIVDVCQGQYKSTLVCPVCSKISITFDPFMYLSLPLPSTVTRSMTITVFYGDGSALPMPYTVSVLKNGHCRDLTQALAAACCLGSEESLLLAEVYDHRIYRLFENPYESLVSIKDEEYIVAYRLSQRDTGKKKLEIINQEKSALDLRGSGWKDFGAPLLTCLQDDSPSGADIELAVSRLLSPLRRTCSSSVAHIHSGKENGFLLEANDRPSNSCNGSPEQEDQPMENVEPEDTSNQELSFRLFLTDDRCSTHKPILRDSVIKSGGSRMKVFLEWTEMEHKTYDPCYLKDLPVVYHKTGFTAKKTRQEAVSLFSCLEAFLTEEPLGPDDMWYCPGCKEHRQATKKLDLWTLPEILVFHLKRFSYSRYLKNKLDTFVDFPIHNLDLSKFVKRKDDRSYVYELYAISNHYGGLGGGHYTAFAKLMDESRWYNFDDSRVSPVNEADIKTSAAYVLFYRRVGTETKAGLGETSQG, via the exons ATGACGATGGCTGATTCGGAATGTCTAATGGAGAATGGAGAAAGTAGTTGCTTGCCTTGTACGCCTCACGAAGAGCAACAGATCGTCAAGGAGTTGATGAATGAAGCTGAGCTTGACTTGAAAGAAGGCAATTTATACTACGTCGTTTCTGCCAG GTGGTTTGCAGGTTGGCAGAGGTATGTTGGTCAGGGTAATAACAGCCACTTGGTTGATGGGCAGCCGTCTGATTCTCAACATCTTCATGTTGTTCCCTTGACTGTGGCTGATAGACCTGGTCCAATTGATAATTCTGATCTAGTTCAAAATGGAAGCAATATTGAGGCTGATGATCTAGAGCTTTCTAGAACATTGTTGGAAGGGAGGGACTATGTTTTGGTTCCTCAGAAAGTTTGGGATAAGCTTGTGCAATG GTACAAGGGGGGGCCAACATTGCCAAGAAAGATGATTTCACAAGGTGTTTCTAATAAAAAGCAGTTTAATGTGGAGGTTTATCCACTGTGTCTTAAATTAGTCGATTCCAGAGATGACAGTGAATTTACTATAAGGTTAAGCAAAAAG GCTTCTCTGCATCAGCTTTTTGAGAGGGTGTGTGCTCTTAAAGGAACAAAGCAAGAAAAG ATTATCATATGGGATTACTACAACAAGCGCAGGCATTCACAATTGATTGCTGCAAACCGTACCCTGGAGGAGTCAAACTTGCAAATGGACCAAGAG ATTCTTCTGGAGGTGCAAGGTGATGGGCCTTATCTCTCCCAGTCTGGCAAGGATTCAACGGGAAATGAGTTGGCTTTGGTGGCACTGGAACCAGCAAGGACCTCCCTGTCGATTGCAGGGGGTCCAACATTGTCAAATGGACATTCAAGTACTTACGGCTTGAACTTGAGGCCAGGAGGTGCTTTAAGCACAGGATTCACTGATAATGATGATGCATCTGGTGCTTATACTGCTGTTAGAAGAAGTGAGAGGGGAGGTTTGGCAGGATTACAAAATATGGGCAATACATGCTTTATGAACAGTGCTCTTCAGTGCTTGGTTCACACTCCCCCACTTGttgattatttcttaaaagattacTCCGACGAGATTAACGCAGAAAATCCTTTAGGAATGCAT GGTGAACTTGCACTTGCATTCGGAGACTTGTTGAGGAAACTGTGGTCCTCAGGACGGACTACATTTGCACCGCGTGTATTTAAGGGAAAACTAGCACTATTTGCTCCGCAGTTCAGTGGTTATAATCAACATGATTCTCAA GAACTTCTTGCATTTTTACTGGATGGGCTGCATGAAGATTTGAACCGTGTCAAGCAGAAGCCTTACATTGAGATGAAGGATTGGGGTGGTCGTCCGGATGAAGAGGTTGCAGATGAGTGTTGGAGAAATCACAAGGCTAGGAATGATTCAGTCATTGTGGACGTTTGCCAA GGTCAATATAAATCGACGCTGGTTTGCCCTGTTTGCAGCAAGATTTCAATTACTTTCGATCCGTTTATGTACTTGTCATTGCCACTACCTTCAACTGTCACTCGTTCTATGACAATAACAGTGTTTTATGGTGATGGAAGTGCTCTTCCAATGCCATACACTGTGTCAGTGCTTAAAAATGGTCATTGTAGAGATCTTACTCAGGCACTGGCTGCTGCATGCTGTTTGGGAAGTGAGGAAAGCCTTCTGCTAGCGGAA GTCTATGATCATAGGATTTATCGTCTATTTGAAAACCCTTATGAGTCATTAGTCTCTATAAAGGATGAAGAATATATCGTGGCCTATCGCCTTTCTCAGAGAGATacgggaaaaaagaaattagaaatcaTTAATCAGGAAAA GTCAGCATTGGATCTAAGAGGCAGTGGGTGGAAGGATTTTGGAGCACCTCTTCTTACTTGTTTGCAAGATGACTCACCAAGTGGAGCTGATATAGAGTTGGCTGTTTCTAGACTGCTCTCACCCTTGAGAAGGACATGTTCATCTAGTGTGGCTCACATTCATAGTGGCAAGGAAAATGGTTTTCTTCTGGAAGCTAATGACAGACCATCAAATAGCTGCAATGGTTCACCTGAACAGGAAGATCAGCCTATGGAGAATGTAGAACCAGAGGACACATCCAACCAGGAGTTATCATTTCGGCTCTTTTTAACTGATGATCGGTGCTCAACCCACAAGCCAATTTTGAGGGATTCTGTAATAAAATCTGGAGGAAGTCGTATGAAGGTTTTTCTAGAGTGGACTGAAATGGAACACAAAACATATGATCCTTGCTATCTTAAAGATCTCCCAGTGGTTTATCACAAGACTGGGTTTACTGCAAAGAAAACCCGGCAGGAAGCTGTCTCATTGTTTTCATGCCTGGAGGCATTCTTGACTGAAGAACCTCTAGGGCCTGATGATATGTG GTATTGTCCTGGTTGTAAAGAACATAGACAAGCTACCAAGAAGCTAGATCTATGGACATTGCCTGAAATTCTTGTTTTCCACTTAAAACGGTTCTCATACAGCAGATATCTGAAAAATAAACTGGATACTTTTGTAGATTTCCCCATTCACAATCTTGATTTGAGCAAATTTGTTAAAAGGAAAGATGATCGATCATATGTATATGAACTATATGCCATCAGCAACCATTATGGTGGTTTAGGCGGCGGGCACTATACCGCTTTTGCTAAG TTGATGGATGAGAGTAGATGGTACAATTTTGATGACAGCCGGGTTTCTCCGGTCAATGAGGCTGATATCAAGACTTCAGCTGCCTATGTGCTCTTCTACCGAAGAGTTGGAACTGAAACAAAGGCAGGATTGGGAGAGACGTCGCAGGGTTGA
- the LOC8288860 gene encoding uncharacterized protein LOC8288860 isoform X1, which yields MKGRSHRLQSHDLHEDWIDGSWTVDCVCGVNFDDGEEMVNCDECGVWVHTRCSRYVKGDELFTCDKCKSKNNKDDSEETEVAQLLVELPTKTIQLESSYATANGPTRRPIRLWTEIPMEERVHVQGIPGGDPALFTGLSSVFTPELWKCTGYVPKKFNFNYREYPCWDEKVGGDGKNEDDNENTVDKGAGALFSLATESVLATPAAALIGMRRRGEEGTFDRREYSKERKNWVNEDGEVRHSHFGVKKERSLLRPVILHSNKRKKEDLGTSKERSGKKKVRVAYREVDAKKRGSHVSRTAFTSTSDAKPLEFYEDRGSKSIKNDSHNTKNKNLRDTVIQEHETDCHISVGIDGEKAMNSVAVIERFSETLSVDICRNDSLTGAGLNEGKASHVGTEVIENSSKSDNLAASVPEHNDVGRIHAEQEGDNIPNGNRDGNVKGSMRSDVKPPTEELASTTSEVKIDQINSDQHLFPSSMELNVEIDADDDNSKGVLNGRFSGTDSKDIGASHDNAIENSKTNYVALSGSPSRDPKAQEVDKTSEAVIDCHMDKQNELTSDPFQIKRELEGTEASIPLQKCSSEPKFGSMFAEELSKSSGTTVSSSALTSQNKIVLCIGKSLSASAAVTISKASASDNIRSPDTLESNPNTRQRVVSECKSNIKKDQAASDKVKDEESPEISRKAVKERPKSSVNSASKASNSSKISHTSALKRTVSDSKDSAHHSSSKTYSAQNSSETVGLPQNECAPYVQNKSLASGLSVRGEKLNQLNSQLSSKAHHASSMNPPPSTNSSATLSDEELALLLHQELNSSPRVSRVPRRHTGSLPQLASPTATSMLIKRTSSSGGRDHNLVSRRKNKDSSKDGFSCSHDHDVEAKKTDRVPSLPDLRRQDTADELTKREDNEHSVKKNVTPVSTSTANSGPSSSTEVNDHHLSSARDSPRNMSDEETGAVRVPVHRTLPGLINEIMSKGRRMTYEELCNAVLPHWHNLRKHNGERYAYSSPSQAVLDCLRNRHEWAQLVDRGPKTSSSRKRRKLDAEESEDIDFGKGRTAKEGEGKILESQREDVPKGKRKARKRRRLALQGIGIKEIRKRRKADMFTDDDSGPFSNSSEESLFSEEEVRCGGGGTVGSEASASSDEAGTM from the exons ATGAAGGGACGGTCTCACCGTCTACAGAGCCATGACCTCCACGAGGACTGGATCGATGGCTCATGGACGGTGGATTGTGTGTGCGGTGTTAATTTTGACGATGGGGAAGAGATGGTTAATTGTGACGAGTGTGGTGTTTGGGTGCACACTCGTTGTTCCCGGTATGTGAAGGGAGATGAATTGTTTACTTGTGATAAGTGCAAGAGCAAGAACAATAAGGACGACAGCGAAGAGACAGAGGTTGCTCAATTGCTAGTTGAACTGCCTACCAAAACTATCCAACTAGAGAGCAGTTATGCTACAGCAAACGGGCCTACACGTAGGCCTATTAGGTTGTGGACTGAGATACCAATGGAGGAGAGAGTTCATGTGCAGGGTATTCCAGGTGGTGATCCTGCATTGTTTACTGGATTGTCTTCTGTTTTTACACCTGAGCTATGGAAGTGCACTGGGTATGTGCCTaagaagtttaattttaactatAGGGAGTACCCATGTTGGGATGAGAAGGTGGGTGGTGATGGTAAAAATGAGGATGATAACGAAAATACAGTTGATAAAGGTGCTGGTGCTTTGTTTTCATTGGCTACAGAGAGTGTCTTGGCAACCCCTGCAGCTGCTTTAATTGGCATGAGGAGGAGAGGTGAGGAAGGCACCTTTGATCGGAGAGAGTACTCTAAAGAAAGGAAGAATTGGGTGAATGAGGATGGTGAGGTAAGGCATTCGCATTTTGGGGTTAAAAAGGAAAGGAGCTTGCTTCGCCCGGTTATTTTACATTCTAATAAGCGGAAGAAAGAAGATCTGGGAACTTCAAAAGAACGAAGTGGAAAAAAGAAGGTTAGAGTTGCTTACAGGGAGGTGGATGCCAAGAAGAGAGGTTCACATGTTTCTAGAACAG CATTTACATCCACCAGTGATGCAAAACCATTGGAATTTTATGAAGACAGAGGTTCGAAGTCTATCAAGAATGACAGTCACAACACTAAGAACAAGAATTTAAGAGACACTGTTATTCAAGAACATGAAACAGATTGTCATATTTCCGTGGGCATTGATGGAGAGAAGGCCATGAATAGCGTAGCAGTGATTGAGCGCTTTTCAGAAACTTTGTCTGTTGACATTTGTAGAAATGATTCTTTGACTGGAGCTGGATTGAATGAAGGAAAAGCTAGCCATGTAGGTACAGAAGTGATTGAAAATTCTTCCAAATCGGATAATCTAGCTGCATCGGTACCTGAACACAATGATGTTGGGAGGATACATGCAGAACAAGAG GGAGATAATATACCAAATGGTAATCGAGATGGCAATGTGAAAGGTTCTATGAGAAGTGATGTGAAGCCTCCAACTGAGGAACTGGCTAGCACTACTTCAGAAGTTAAGATCGATCAAATTAATAGTGATCAACATCTCTTTCCAAGTTCTATGGAGCTTAATGTTGAAATAGATGCAGATGATGATAATTCTAAGGGGGTCTTGAACGGTCGATTTTCTGGAACTGATTCAAAAGATATAGGGGCTTCTCATGATAATGCTATTGAAAATTCTAAAACGAATTATGTGGCTTTAAGTGGTTCACCATCTCGCGACCCTAAGGCTCAAGAGGTTGATAAAACTTCAGAAGCAGTCATTGATTGTCATATGGACAAACAGAATGAATTAACTAGTGACCCTTTTCAGATCAAACGAGAACTGGAGGGTACTGAGGCTTCAATTCCATTGCAAAAGTGCTCGTCAGAACCTAAATTTGGTTCAATGTTTGCTGAAGAGCTTTCAAAATCCAGTGGAACTACTGTAAGTTCTTCGGCATTAACCAGTCAGAATAAAATTGTCTTGTGTATTGGAAAATCATTGTCTGCTTCAGCCGCTGTCACGATTTCCAAAGCGTCTGCTAGTGACAACATTAGGTCTCCAGATACACTGGAGTCTAATCCTAATACTAGGCAAAGAGTAGTGTCTGAGTGCaagtctaatattaaaaaagatcaAGCTGCAAGTGATAAGGTCAAGGATGAAGAGAGTCCGGAAATTTCAAGGAAAGCTGTAAAAGAGCGACCAAAATCCTCTGTGAATTCTGCTTCCAAAGCATCAAACTCAAGCAAGATTTCACATACATCTGCTCTTAAGAGAACTGTTTCAGATTCAAAAGATTCTGCTCATCACTCGTCTTCTAAAACATATTCAGCACAGAACTCCTCTGAGACTGTTGGACTGCCACAAAATGAATGTGCTCCATATGTTCAGAATAAGTCGCTAGCTTCAGGTTTATCTGTAAGAGGTGAAAAGCTTAACCAGTTGAATAGCCAGCTGTCATCCAAGGCACATCATGCATCATCTATGAATCCTCCTCCATCTACTAATTCTTCTGCAACTTTAAGTGACGAAGAG CTTGCATTGCTTTTGCATCAAGAACTTAACAGCTCTCCTAGAGTTTCTCGTGTACCACGTCGTCATACAGGCAGCTTGCCCCAGCTGGCTTCTCCAACCGCAACAAGCATGCTAATAAAACGTACATCTAGTTCTGGAGGAAGGGATCATAATTTG GtctcaagaagaaaaaataaggaTTCATCTAAAGATGGGTTTTCCTGTTCTCACGACCATGATGTTGAGGCTAAAAAGACTGATAGAGTGCCATCTTTACCTGACCTGAGGAGACAGGATACTGCTGATGAATTGACCAAGAGAGAGGATAATGAACATTCTGTCAAGAAAAATGTCACTCCTGTCTCGACATCAACTGCAAACAGTGGTCCATCTTCCTCTACTGAGGTTAATGACCATCATCTGTCTTCAGCACGTGATTCACCAAGAAATATGTCTGACGAGGAGACAGGAGCTGTTCGTGTTCCTGTTCATCGCACTTTACCAG GCTTAATCAATGAGATTATGAGCAAAGGCAGACGCATGACTTATGAGGAACTTTGTAATGCTGTCTTGCCA CATTGGCATAACCTCAGGAAGCACAATGGAGAACGATATGCATATTCAAGTCCTTCTCAAGCTGTTCTTGATTGCCTTAGGAACCGACATGAGTGGGCTCAGTTGGTGGATCGTGGTCCCAAG ACAAGTTCAAGTAGGAAAAGGCGCAAGCTTGATGCTGAGGAATCAGAAGATATTGACTTTGGCAAGGGAAGAACTGCAAAAGAAGGTGAAGGTAAAATCCTCGAGTCACAAAGAGAAGATGTTCCCAAGGGCAAGAGAAAAGCAAGGAAACGAAGGCGTTTGGCATTGCAAGGAATAGGAATAAAGGAAATTAGGAAGAGGCGGAAGGCAGATATGTTTACTGATGATGATAGTGGGCCATTTTCTAATTCAAGTGAGGAGAGTTTATTCAGTGAAGAAGAGGTTCGCTGTGGTGGAGGAGGTACAGTTGGGAGTGAGGCCTCAGCTAGCTCAGATGAGGCAGGGACAATGTAA
- the LOC8288863 gene encoding glucan endo-1,3-beta-glucosidase 11, with the protein MGFTRFYYFTSLIFSISGILVMVDSIGINYGQVANNLPSPDNVVPLVKSIGATKVKLYDADPRVLRAFANTGVEFIVGLGNEYLSKMRDPDKAQAWVKSNVQAYLPATKITCITVGNEVLTFNDTSLSDNLLPAMQSVHTALVNLGLDKQVSVTTAHSLAILETSYPPSAGAFRRDLAPCVTPILNFHVKTGSPFLINAYPYFAYKANPKQVSLDFVLFQANQGVVDPVSNLHYDNMLFAQIDAVYSALSSLGYKKLPVHISETGWPSKGDGDEAGATPDNAKKYNGNLIKTICQRKGTPMRPSTDLNIYVFALFNENMKPGPTSERNYGLFKPDGTPAYSLGISSTEVVATNTTSPSVTAGPPPAAPESSSTGYLSISSAKDTYNGVIGHALVVLAIIICKAFT; encoded by the exons ATGGGGTTTACTAGATTCTACTACTTTacttctctaattttttccATTTCAG GTATTCTGGTAATGGTGGATTCAATTGGTATAAATTACGGACAGGTAGCGAATAATCTTCCATCACCGGATAATGTAGTACCTCTAGTTAAATCAATCGGAGCTACTAAAGTAAAACTCTACGACGCAGATCCAAGGGTGCTTCGTGCATTTGCTAATACTGGAGTAGAATTCATTGTCGGACTTGGAAATGAGTACCTTTCCAAAATGAGAGATCCAGATAAAGCTCAGGCTTGGGTTAAATCAAATGTTCAAGCCTACTTACCCGCTACCAAAATCACCTGTATCACTGTTGGCAACGAAGTTTTAACCTTTAACGACACTTCTCTTAGCGATAACCTCCTTCCTGCAATGCAAAGCGTGCACACTGCGCTTGTTAACTTAGGGCTTGATAAACAGGTTAGTGTTACAACAGCTCATTCTCTAGCCATTCTAGAAACCTCTTATCCTCCATCTGCAGGTGCTTTTCGCCGAGATCTTGCCCCCTGTGTTACTCCAATTTTAAATTTCCACGTCAAAACAGGATCCCCTTTTTTGATTAATGCGTACCCTTATTTTGCATACAAAGCGAATCCTAAGCAAGTGAGTTTAGATTTTGTTCTCTTTCAAGCTAATCAAGGTGTCGTAGATCCAGTCTCCAATCTGCACTATGATAACATGTTGTTTGCTCAGATCGACGCTGTTTACTCAGCTTTATCGTCTTTAGGTTACAAGAAGTTACCGGTTCATATATCGGAAACCGGTTGGCCATCGAAAGGAGATGGTGATGAGGCAGGTGCTACTCCTGATAATGCTAAGAAATACAATGGAAATCTGATTAAGACTATTTGTCAAAGGAAAGGAACTCCAATGAGGCCAAGCACTGACTTGAATATTTATGTGTTTGCTCTATTTAATGAGAATATGAAGCCTGGACCTACTTCTGAGAGAAATTATGGTTTATTTAAACCTGATGGAACCCCCGCTTATTCACTTGGAATTTCATCAACCGAGGTCGTCGCTACTAATACTACTAGTCCGAGTGTAACCGCCGGACCTCCACCAGCTGCGCCGGAGAGTTCTTCCACTGGCTACTTGTCCATTTCTAGTGCAAAG GACACATATAATGGCGTGATTGGGCATGCTTTGGTTGTTCTGGCGATTATCATCTGCAAGGCCTTCACCTAA
- the LOC8288860 gene encoding uncharacterized protein LOC8288860 isoform X2 produces the protein MKGRSHRLQSHDLHEDWIDGSWTVDCVCGVNFDDGEEMVNCDECGVWVHTRCSRYVKGDELFTCDKCKSKNNKDDSEETEVAQLLVELPTKTIQLESSYATANGPTRRPIRLWTEIPMEERVHVQGIPGGDPALFTGLSSVFTPELWKCTGYVPKKFNFNYREYPCWDEKVGGDGKNEDDNENTVDKGAGALFSLATESVLATPAAALIGMRRRGEEGTFDRREYSKERKNWVNEDGEVRHSHFGVKKERSLLRPVILHSNKRKKEDLGTSKERSGKKKVRVAYREVDAKKRGSHVSRTDRGSKSIKNDSHNTKNKNLRDTVIQEHETDCHISVGIDGEKAMNSVAVIERFSETLSVDICRNDSLTGAGLNEGKASHVGTEVIENSSKSDNLAASVPEHNDVGRIHAEQEGDNIPNGNRDGNVKGSMRSDVKPPTEELASTTSEVKIDQINSDQHLFPSSMELNVEIDADDDNSKGVLNGRFSGTDSKDIGASHDNAIENSKTNYVALSGSPSRDPKAQEVDKTSEAVIDCHMDKQNELTSDPFQIKRELEGTEASIPLQKCSSEPKFGSMFAEELSKSSGTTVSSSALTSQNKIVLCIGKSLSASAAVTISKASASDNIRSPDTLESNPNTRQRVVSECKSNIKKDQAASDKVKDEESPEISRKAVKERPKSSVNSASKASNSSKISHTSALKRTVSDSKDSAHHSSSKTYSAQNSSETVGLPQNECAPYVQNKSLASGLSVRGEKLNQLNSQLSSKAHHASSMNPPPSTNSSATLSDEELALLLHQELNSSPRVSRVPRRHTGSLPQLASPTATSMLIKRTSSSGGRDHNLVSRRKNKDSSKDGFSCSHDHDVEAKKTDRVPSLPDLRRQDTADELTKREDNEHSVKKNVTPVSTSTANSGPSSSTEVNDHHLSSARDSPRNMSDEETGAVRVPVHRTLPGLINEIMSKGRRMTYEELCNAVLPHWHNLRKHNGERYAYSSPSQAVLDCLRNRHEWAQLVDRGPKTSSSRKRRKLDAEESEDIDFGKGRTAKEGEGKILESQREDVPKGKRKARKRRRLALQGIGIKEIRKRRKADMFTDDDSGPFSNSSEESLFSEEEVRCGGGGTVGSEASASSDEAGTM, from the exons ATGAAGGGACGGTCTCACCGTCTACAGAGCCATGACCTCCACGAGGACTGGATCGATGGCTCATGGACGGTGGATTGTGTGTGCGGTGTTAATTTTGACGATGGGGAAGAGATGGTTAATTGTGACGAGTGTGGTGTTTGGGTGCACACTCGTTGTTCCCGGTATGTGAAGGGAGATGAATTGTTTACTTGTGATAAGTGCAAGAGCAAGAACAATAAGGACGACAGCGAAGAGACAGAGGTTGCTCAATTGCTAGTTGAACTGCCTACCAAAACTATCCAACTAGAGAGCAGTTATGCTACAGCAAACGGGCCTACACGTAGGCCTATTAGGTTGTGGACTGAGATACCAATGGAGGAGAGAGTTCATGTGCAGGGTATTCCAGGTGGTGATCCTGCATTGTTTACTGGATTGTCTTCTGTTTTTACACCTGAGCTATGGAAGTGCACTGGGTATGTGCCTaagaagtttaattttaactatAGGGAGTACCCATGTTGGGATGAGAAGGTGGGTGGTGATGGTAAAAATGAGGATGATAACGAAAATACAGTTGATAAAGGTGCTGGTGCTTTGTTTTCATTGGCTACAGAGAGTGTCTTGGCAACCCCTGCAGCTGCTTTAATTGGCATGAGGAGGAGAGGTGAGGAAGGCACCTTTGATCGGAGAGAGTACTCTAAAGAAAGGAAGAATTGGGTGAATGAGGATGGTGAGGTAAGGCATTCGCATTTTGGGGTTAAAAAGGAAAGGAGCTTGCTTCGCCCGGTTATTTTACATTCTAATAAGCGGAAGAAAGAAGATCTGGGAACTTCAAAAGAACGAAGTGGAAAAAAGAAGGTTAGAGTTGCTTACAGGGAGGTGGATGCCAAGAAGAGAGGTTCACATGTTTCTAGAACAG ACAGAGGTTCGAAGTCTATCAAGAATGACAGTCACAACACTAAGAACAAGAATTTAAGAGACACTGTTATTCAAGAACATGAAACAGATTGTCATATTTCCGTGGGCATTGATGGAGAGAAGGCCATGAATAGCGTAGCAGTGATTGAGCGCTTTTCAGAAACTTTGTCTGTTGACATTTGTAGAAATGATTCTTTGACTGGAGCTGGATTGAATGAAGGAAAAGCTAGCCATGTAGGTACAGAAGTGATTGAAAATTCTTCCAAATCGGATAATCTAGCTGCATCGGTACCTGAACACAATGATGTTGGGAGGATACATGCAGAACAAGAG GGAGATAATATACCAAATGGTAATCGAGATGGCAATGTGAAAGGTTCTATGAGAAGTGATGTGAAGCCTCCAACTGAGGAACTGGCTAGCACTACTTCAGAAGTTAAGATCGATCAAATTAATAGTGATCAACATCTCTTTCCAAGTTCTATGGAGCTTAATGTTGAAATAGATGCAGATGATGATAATTCTAAGGGGGTCTTGAACGGTCGATTTTCTGGAACTGATTCAAAAGATATAGGGGCTTCTCATGATAATGCTATTGAAAATTCTAAAACGAATTATGTGGCTTTAAGTGGTTCACCATCTCGCGACCCTAAGGCTCAAGAGGTTGATAAAACTTCAGAAGCAGTCATTGATTGTCATATGGACAAACAGAATGAATTAACTAGTGACCCTTTTCAGATCAAACGAGAACTGGAGGGTACTGAGGCTTCAATTCCATTGCAAAAGTGCTCGTCAGAACCTAAATTTGGTTCAATGTTTGCTGAAGAGCTTTCAAAATCCAGTGGAACTACTGTAAGTTCTTCGGCATTAACCAGTCAGAATAAAATTGTCTTGTGTATTGGAAAATCATTGTCTGCTTCAGCCGCTGTCACGATTTCCAAAGCGTCTGCTAGTGACAACATTAGGTCTCCAGATACACTGGAGTCTAATCCTAATACTAGGCAAAGAGTAGTGTCTGAGTGCaagtctaatattaaaaaagatcaAGCTGCAAGTGATAAGGTCAAGGATGAAGAGAGTCCGGAAATTTCAAGGAAAGCTGTAAAAGAGCGACCAAAATCCTCTGTGAATTCTGCTTCCAAAGCATCAAACTCAAGCAAGATTTCACATACATCTGCTCTTAAGAGAACTGTTTCAGATTCAAAAGATTCTGCTCATCACTCGTCTTCTAAAACATATTCAGCACAGAACTCCTCTGAGACTGTTGGACTGCCACAAAATGAATGTGCTCCATATGTTCAGAATAAGTCGCTAGCTTCAGGTTTATCTGTAAGAGGTGAAAAGCTTAACCAGTTGAATAGCCAGCTGTCATCCAAGGCACATCATGCATCATCTATGAATCCTCCTCCATCTACTAATTCTTCTGCAACTTTAAGTGACGAAGAG CTTGCATTGCTTTTGCATCAAGAACTTAACAGCTCTCCTAGAGTTTCTCGTGTACCACGTCGTCATACAGGCAGCTTGCCCCAGCTGGCTTCTCCAACCGCAACAAGCATGCTAATAAAACGTACATCTAGTTCTGGAGGAAGGGATCATAATTTG GtctcaagaagaaaaaataaggaTTCATCTAAAGATGGGTTTTCCTGTTCTCACGACCATGATGTTGAGGCTAAAAAGACTGATAGAGTGCCATCTTTACCTGACCTGAGGAGACAGGATACTGCTGATGAATTGACCAAGAGAGAGGATAATGAACATTCTGTCAAGAAAAATGTCACTCCTGTCTCGACATCAACTGCAAACAGTGGTCCATCTTCCTCTACTGAGGTTAATGACCATCATCTGTCTTCAGCACGTGATTCACCAAGAAATATGTCTGACGAGGAGACAGGAGCTGTTCGTGTTCCTGTTCATCGCACTTTACCAG GCTTAATCAATGAGATTATGAGCAAAGGCAGACGCATGACTTATGAGGAACTTTGTAATGCTGTCTTGCCA CATTGGCATAACCTCAGGAAGCACAATGGAGAACGATATGCATATTCAAGTCCTTCTCAAGCTGTTCTTGATTGCCTTAGGAACCGACATGAGTGGGCTCAGTTGGTGGATCGTGGTCCCAAG ACAAGTTCAAGTAGGAAAAGGCGCAAGCTTGATGCTGAGGAATCAGAAGATATTGACTTTGGCAAGGGAAGAACTGCAAAAGAAGGTGAAGGTAAAATCCTCGAGTCACAAAGAGAAGATGTTCCCAAGGGCAAGAGAAAAGCAAGGAAACGAAGGCGTTTGGCATTGCAAGGAATAGGAATAAAGGAAATTAGGAAGAGGCGGAAGGCAGATATGTTTACTGATGATGATAGTGGGCCATTTTCTAATTCAAGTGAGGAGAGTTTATTCAGTGAAGAAGAGGTTCGCTGTGGTGGAGGAGGTACAGTTGGGAGTGAGGCCTCAGCTAGCTCAGATGAGGCAGGGACAATGTAA